In Grus americana isolate bGruAme1 chromosome 17, bGruAme1.mat, whole genome shotgun sequence, the following proteins share a genomic window:
- the TGM2 gene encoding protein-glutamine gamma-glutamyltransferase 2 isoform X2, whose translation MADELVLESWDLQCERNGREHRTAEMGCQQLVVRRGQPFTITLHFSGRSYEEEVDKLAFNVETGPCPIETSGTRSHFAVTNFPEESGWSATVQQQDGDSLCVSLCSPTSACIGHYSLTLETSTGYQGSSYHIGDFVLLFNAWHPEDTVFLRDEEERREYVVSQEGLIYQGARDYITSIPWNFGQFEDDILSICLKLLDTNPKFLRDQNQDCSRRNDPVYIGRVVSAMVNCNDEDRGVLAGRWDNCYEDGMSPMAWIGSVDILKRWKKFGCQPVKYGQCWVFAAVACTVMRCLGVPSRVVTNYNSAHDTNGNLVIDRYLNEIGEEDRRSKDMIWNFHCWVESWMARPDLEPSYDGWQALDPTPQEKSEGVFCCGPAPVRAIKEGDLQMKYDIPFIFAEVNADVVYWVVQRDGSQKKSTHSSVVGKNISTKSVGKDSREDITHTYKYPEGSEKEREVFAKAEHEQSSLREEDEGLHLKIKLSEGANNGCDFDVFAVISNNTDAERVCRLMLCARTASYNGTVGPQCGMKDLLNVTLAPQAEKRVPLRVLYEKYGESLTQDNLIKVVALLTEYQTGNIIVAVRDVYIQNPEIKIRILGEPMQKRKLVAEISLVNPLTVPLSNCVFVVEGAGLTDGQQIKELEEPVEPQAEAKFRLDFVPHQAGLHKLMVDFESDKLTGVKGYRNVIIAPQPK comes from the exons ATGGCTGATG AACTGGTGCTCGAGTCATGGGACCTGCAGTGCGAGCGCAACGGCCGGGAGCACCGGACGGCGGAGAtgggctgccagcagctggtGGTGCGGCGGGGGCAGCCCTTCACCATCACCCTGCACTTCTCAGGCAGAAGCTACGAGGAGGAGGTGGACAAACTCGCCTTCAATGTCGAGACAG GGCCCTGTCCCATCGAGACATCGGGAACCAGGTCCCACTTTGCTGTGACCAACTTCCCGGAGGAATCGGGCTGGAGCGCCacggtgcagcagcaggatggagaCTCCCTCTGTGTCTCGCTCTGCTCCCCCACCAGTGCCTGCATCGGCCACTACAGCCTGACACTGGAGACCTCCACCGGCTACCAGGGCTCCAGCTACCACATCGGGGACTTTGTTCTGCTCTTTAACGCCTGGCACCCAG AGGACACGGTCTTCCTCCGAGACGAGGAGGAGCGCCGCGAGTATGTGGTGTCCCAGGAGGGGCTCATCTACCAGGGTGCCCGTGACTACATCACCTCCATCCCCTGGAACTTCGGCCAG TTCGAGGATGACATCTTGTCCATCTGCCTCAAGCTGCTGGACACAAACCCCAAATTCCTGAGGGACCAGAACCAGGATTGCTCCCGCCGCAACGACCCCGTGTACATCGGCAGGGTGGTGAGCGCCATG GTAAATTGTAACGACGAGGACCGGGGGGTGCTGGCAGGGCGGTGGGACAACTGTTACGAAGATGGGATGAGTCCGATGGCCTGGATTGGCAGCGTGGATATTCTCAAGAGGTGGAAGAAGTTTGGGTGTCAGCCAGTCAAGTACGGCCAGTGCTGGGTCTTCGCTGCCGTGGCGTGTACCG tCATGCGGTgcctgggggtccccagccGGGTGGTGACCAACTACAACTCAGCCCACGACACCAATGGCAACCTGGTCATCGACCGCTACCTTAACGAGATAGGGGAGGAGGACCGGCGCTCCAAGGACATGATCTG GAACTTCCACTGCTGGGTGGAGTCCTGGATGGCCCGTCCAGACCTGGAACCCAGCTACGATGGGTGGCAGGCGCTGGACCCGACACCCCAGGAGAAGAGCGAAG GGGTTTTCTGCTGCGGGCCGGCCCCCGTCAGAGCCATCAAGGAGGGCGACCTGCAGATGAAGTACGACATCCCCTTCATCTTCGCGGAGGTCAACGCCGACGTGGTGTACTGGGTGGTGCAGCGCGACGGGTCGCAGAAGAAGAGCACCCACTCCTCGGTCGTGGGGAAGAACATCAGCACCAAGAGCGTGGGCAAGGACAGCAGGGAGGACATCACCCACACCTACAAGTACCCGGAGG GGtctgaaaaggagagagaagtgtTTGCGAAGGCAGAGCACGAGCAGAGCTCTCTcagggaggaggatgaggggcTGCACCTCAAGATCAAGCTGTCGGAGGGCGCAAACAATGGCTGTGACTTTGATGTCTTCGCCGTCATCAGCAACAACACAGACGCAGAGCGAGTCTGCAGGCTCATGCTGTGTGCTCGAACCGCCAGCTACAACGGCACCGTCGGGCCCCAGTGCGGCATGAAGGACCTGCTGAACGTCACCCTCGCACCCCAGGCAG AGAAGAGAGTGCCCCTGCGTGTCCTGTACGAGAAATATGGGGAGAGCCTGACCCAGGACAACCTCATCAAGGTGGTGGCTCTCTTGACTGAGTACCAGACTGGCAACATCATCGTGGCTGTCAGGGATGTCTACATCCAGAATCCAGAGATCAAGATCAGG ATTTTAGGAGAGCCGATGCAGAAGCGGAAGCTGGTGGCAGAGATCAGCCTGGTGAACCCCCTCACAGTCCCCCTGAGCAACTGCGTGTTCGTGGTGGAGGGTGCTGGCCTCACTGACGGGCAGCAGATCAAGGAGCT cGAGGAGCCCGTGGAGCCGCAGGCAGAGGCCAAGTTCAGGCTGGATTTCGTGCCGCACCAGGCAGGGCTGCACAAGCTGATGGTGGACTTCGAGAGCGACAAGCTGACAGGGGTGAAGGGCTACCGCAACGTCATCATCGCACCCCAGCCCAAGTGA
- the TGM2 gene encoding protein-glutamine gamma-glutamyltransferase 2 isoform X1 produces the protein MVRPQDDPLPPHTTDGRAVPTAAFVELVLESWDLQCERNGREHRTAEMGCQQLVVRRGQPFTITLHFSGRSYEEEVDKLAFNVETGPCPIETSGTRSHFAVTNFPEESGWSATVQQQDGDSLCVSLCSPTSACIGHYSLTLETSTGYQGSSYHIGDFVLLFNAWHPEDTVFLRDEEERREYVVSQEGLIYQGARDYITSIPWNFGQFEDDILSICLKLLDTNPKFLRDQNQDCSRRNDPVYIGRVVSAMVNCNDEDRGVLAGRWDNCYEDGMSPMAWIGSVDILKRWKKFGCQPVKYGQCWVFAAVACTVMRCLGVPSRVVTNYNSAHDTNGNLVIDRYLNEIGEEDRRSKDMIWNFHCWVESWMARPDLEPSYDGWQALDPTPQEKSEGVFCCGPAPVRAIKEGDLQMKYDIPFIFAEVNADVVYWVVQRDGSQKKSTHSSVVGKNISTKSVGKDSREDITHTYKYPEGSEKEREVFAKAEHEQSSLREEDEGLHLKIKLSEGANNGCDFDVFAVISNNTDAERVCRLMLCARTASYNGTVGPQCGMKDLLNVTLAPQAEKRVPLRVLYEKYGESLTQDNLIKVVALLTEYQTGNIIVAVRDVYIQNPEIKIRILGEPMQKRKLVAEISLVNPLTVPLSNCVFVVEGAGLTDGQQIKELEEPVEPQAEAKFRLDFVPHQAGLHKLMVDFESDKLTGVKGYRNVIIAPQPK, from the exons ATGGTAAGACCGCAAGACGATCCCCTTCCGCCG cacaCGACAGACGGGAGAGCTGTACCCACTGCTGCCTTTGTAGAACTGGTGCTCGAGTCATGGGACCTGCAGTGCGAGCGCAACGGCCGGGAGCACCGGACGGCGGAGAtgggctgccagcagctggtGGTGCGGCGGGGGCAGCCCTTCACCATCACCCTGCACTTCTCAGGCAGAAGCTACGAGGAGGAGGTGGACAAACTCGCCTTCAATGTCGAGACAG GGCCCTGTCCCATCGAGACATCGGGAACCAGGTCCCACTTTGCTGTGACCAACTTCCCGGAGGAATCGGGCTGGAGCGCCacggtgcagcagcaggatggagaCTCCCTCTGTGTCTCGCTCTGCTCCCCCACCAGTGCCTGCATCGGCCACTACAGCCTGACACTGGAGACCTCCACCGGCTACCAGGGCTCCAGCTACCACATCGGGGACTTTGTTCTGCTCTTTAACGCCTGGCACCCAG AGGACACGGTCTTCCTCCGAGACGAGGAGGAGCGCCGCGAGTATGTGGTGTCCCAGGAGGGGCTCATCTACCAGGGTGCCCGTGACTACATCACCTCCATCCCCTGGAACTTCGGCCAG TTCGAGGATGACATCTTGTCCATCTGCCTCAAGCTGCTGGACACAAACCCCAAATTCCTGAGGGACCAGAACCAGGATTGCTCCCGCCGCAACGACCCCGTGTACATCGGCAGGGTGGTGAGCGCCATG GTAAATTGTAACGACGAGGACCGGGGGGTGCTGGCAGGGCGGTGGGACAACTGTTACGAAGATGGGATGAGTCCGATGGCCTGGATTGGCAGCGTGGATATTCTCAAGAGGTGGAAGAAGTTTGGGTGTCAGCCAGTCAAGTACGGCCAGTGCTGGGTCTTCGCTGCCGTGGCGTGTACCG tCATGCGGTgcctgggggtccccagccGGGTGGTGACCAACTACAACTCAGCCCACGACACCAATGGCAACCTGGTCATCGACCGCTACCTTAACGAGATAGGGGAGGAGGACCGGCGCTCCAAGGACATGATCTG GAACTTCCACTGCTGGGTGGAGTCCTGGATGGCCCGTCCAGACCTGGAACCCAGCTACGATGGGTGGCAGGCGCTGGACCCGACACCCCAGGAGAAGAGCGAAG GGGTTTTCTGCTGCGGGCCGGCCCCCGTCAGAGCCATCAAGGAGGGCGACCTGCAGATGAAGTACGACATCCCCTTCATCTTCGCGGAGGTCAACGCCGACGTGGTGTACTGGGTGGTGCAGCGCGACGGGTCGCAGAAGAAGAGCACCCACTCCTCGGTCGTGGGGAAGAACATCAGCACCAAGAGCGTGGGCAAGGACAGCAGGGAGGACATCACCCACACCTACAAGTACCCGGAGG GGtctgaaaaggagagagaagtgtTTGCGAAGGCAGAGCACGAGCAGAGCTCTCTcagggaggaggatgaggggcTGCACCTCAAGATCAAGCTGTCGGAGGGCGCAAACAATGGCTGTGACTTTGATGTCTTCGCCGTCATCAGCAACAACACAGACGCAGAGCGAGTCTGCAGGCTCATGCTGTGTGCTCGAACCGCCAGCTACAACGGCACCGTCGGGCCCCAGTGCGGCATGAAGGACCTGCTGAACGTCACCCTCGCACCCCAGGCAG AGAAGAGAGTGCCCCTGCGTGTCCTGTACGAGAAATATGGGGAGAGCCTGACCCAGGACAACCTCATCAAGGTGGTGGCTCTCTTGACTGAGTACCAGACTGGCAACATCATCGTGGCTGTCAGGGATGTCTACATCCAGAATCCAGAGATCAAGATCAGG ATTTTAGGAGAGCCGATGCAGAAGCGGAAGCTGGTGGCAGAGATCAGCCTGGTGAACCCCCTCACAGTCCCCCTGAGCAACTGCGTGTTCGTGGTGGAGGGTGCTGGCCTCACTGACGGGCAGCAGATCAAGGAGCT cGAGGAGCCCGTGGAGCCGCAGGCAGAGGCCAAGTTCAGGCTGGATTTCGTGCCGCACCAGGCAGGGCTGCACAAGCTGATGGTGGACTTCGAGAGCGACAAGCTGACAGGGGTGAAGGGCTACCGCAACGTCATCATCGCACCCCAGCCCAAGTGA